From Coturnix japonica isolate 7356 chromosome 3, Coturnix japonica 2.1, whole genome shotgun sequence, the proteins below share one genomic window:
- the FNDC4 gene encoding fibronectin type III domain-containing protein 4 produces MARFSAYLNPVLVLFSCDLCLVRANRPPSPVNVTVTQLKANSATVSWDVPEGDVVIGYAILQQRQDGQMQRFIREVNTTNRACVLWDLAEDADYIIQVQSIGLYGESQASKRVHFRTLKETDRLPSNSSNQGDITMEGLDKDRQLQTGEIIIIVAVLLMWAAVIALFCRQYDIIKDNDSNNNKEKTKPSSEHSTPERPSGGLLRSKKKSPSVNIIEV; encoded by the exons atGGCCCGTTTCTCGGCGTACCTTAACCCCGTGCTGGTGCTTTTCAGCTGCGACCTGTGCCTGGTGAGAGCCA ACAGGCCGCCGTCCCCCGTCAACGTGACTGTGACGCAGCTGAAGGCGAACTCTGCCACCGTCTCTTGGGATGTGCCAGAAGGAGACGTGGTCATCGGCTATGCCATCCTGCAGCAG CGGCAGGACGGTCAGATGCAGCGCTTCATCCGGGAGGTGAACACCACCAACCGGGCCTGCGTGCTGTGGGACCTGGCAGAAGATGCTGATTACATCATCCAGGTGCAGAGCATTGGCCTCTACGGGGAAAGTCAGGCCAGTAAACGTGTCCACTTCCGGACCCTGAAGGAGACTGACCGCCTCCCCTCCAACAGCTCCAACCAAG GTGACATCACCATGGAAGGGCTGGACAAAGACAGGCAACTGCAGACAGGGGAGATCATCATCATCGTGGCCGTGCTGCTCATGTGGGCAG CGGTGATCGCCCTCTTCTGCAGACAGTATGACATCATCAAGGACAACGACTCCAACAACAACAAGGAGAAGACGAAACCATCCTCGGAACACAGCACTCCAGAACGACCTAGTGGAGGACTGCTGCGGAGCAAG AAGAAGTCTCCTTCTGTCAATATAATCGAGGTGTAA